A genomic window from Dermacentor silvarum isolate Dsil-2018 chromosome 9, BIME_Dsil_1.4, whole genome shotgun sequence includes:
- the LOC119463378 gene encoding uncharacterized HIT-like protein slr1234 isoform X2, with product MAALRALPSADLARKVCVGIFSRRLNVQQLVCSGSGVPKRLLCLTSSKSSSSGSDEVAKAQNATVSVGKPTIFSKILDGSIPADIIYKDDKCIAFRDVNPQAPVHFLVIPRKALPMLDSATDEDVQLLGHLMLTAKKVAAQEKLQDGYRLGNMVEFLQRCKDLSVLL from the exons ATGGCAGCCCTCAGGGCACTACCGTCAGCTGATTTGGCCCGGAAAGTTTGTGTAGGAATATTTTCTCGCCGTTTGAACGTTCAACAACTAGTATGTTCAGGCTCAGGTGTTCCGAAGAGGCTGCTGTGTCTTACG AGTTCGAAATCGTCCAGCAGCGGCAGCGATGAAGTCGCCAAGGCCCAGAATGCAACCGTGTCCGTCGGCAAACCGACCATCTTCTCCAAGATCCTTGACGGCAGCATACCGGCCGACATCATTTACAAGGACGACAAG TGCATTGCCTTTCGGGATGTGAATCCTCAGGCCCCCGTACACTTTCTGGTGATCCCAAGGAAGGCACTTCCCATGCTTGACTCGGCTACTGACGAAGACGTTCAG CTGCTGGGCCACCTGATGCTCACAGCCAAGAAGGTTGCGGCACAAGAAAAGCTTCAGGATGGCTATAGGCTAG GGAATATGGTAGAGTTTCTGCAACGTTGTAAAGATCtatcagtactcctttaa
- the LOC119463378 gene encoding adenosine 5'-monophosphoramidase HINT2 isoform X1, translating into MAALRALPSADLARKVCVGIFSRRLNVQQLVCSGSGVPKRLLCLTSSKSSSSGSDEVAKAQNATVSVGKPTIFSKILDGSIPADIIYKDDKCIAFRDVNPQAPVHFLVIPRKALPMLDSATDEDVQLLGHLMLTAKKVAAQEKLQDGYRLVVNNGKQGCQSVYHLHLHVLGGRQMGWPPG; encoded by the exons ATGGCAGCCCTCAGGGCACTACCGTCAGCTGATTTGGCCCGGAAAGTTTGTGTAGGAATATTTTCTCGCCGTTTGAACGTTCAACAACTAGTATGTTCAGGCTCAGGTGTTCCGAAGAGGCTGCTGTGTCTTACG AGTTCGAAATCGTCCAGCAGCGGCAGCGATGAAGTCGCCAAGGCCCAGAATGCAACCGTGTCCGTCGGCAAACCGACCATCTTCTCCAAGATCCTTGACGGCAGCATACCGGCCGACATCATTTACAAGGACGACAAG TGCATTGCCTTTCGGGATGTGAATCCTCAGGCCCCCGTACACTTTCTGGTGATCCCAAGGAAGGCACTTCCCATGCTTGACTCGGCTACTGACGAAGACGTTCAG CTGCTGGGCCACCTGATGCTCACAGCCAAGAAGGTTGCGGCACAAGAAAAGCTTCAGGATGGCTATAGGCTAG TGGTCAACAATGGGAAGCAAGGCTGCCAGTCTGTCTACCACCTTCACCTACATGTCCTTGGTGGTCGCCAGATGGGCTGGCCACCAGGATAA
- the LOC119463378 gene encoding adenosine 5'-monophosphoramidase HINT2 isoform X3, whose product MSSKSSSSGSDEVAKAQNATVSVGKPTIFSKILDGSIPADIIYKDDKCIAFRDVNPQAPVHFLVIPRKALPMLDSATDEDVQLLGHLMLTAKKVAAQEKLQDGYRLVVNNGKQGCQSVYHLHLHVLGGRQMGWPPG is encoded by the exons ATG AGTTCGAAATCGTCCAGCAGCGGCAGCGATGAAGTCGCCAAGGCCCAGAATGCAACCGTGTCCGTCGGCAAACCGACCATCTTCTCCAAGATCCTTGACGGCAGCATACCGGCCGACATCATTTACAAGGACGACAAG TGCATTGCCTTTCGGGATGTGAATCCTCAGGCCCCCGTACACTTTCTGGTGATCCCAAGGAAGGCACTTCCCATGCTTGACTCGGCTACTGACGAAGACGTTCAG CTGCTGGGCCACCTGATGCTCACAGCCAAGAAGGTTGCGGCACAAGAAAAGCTTCAGGATGGCTATAGGCTAG TGGTCAACAATGGGAAGCAAGGCTGCCAGTCTGTCTACCACCTTCACCTACATGTCCTTGGTGGTCGCCAGATGGGCTGGCCACCAGGATAA